The Amycolatopsis sp. QT-25 genomic sequence CTGGGTGTTTCCTCCGGTCTCACGCTCATGCCGGTCGTCGAGAGCGGCACGCTCGCCGTCGCTGAAGGCATCGAGGTCGGCCAGCAGCGCCTCGTGCCCGCCCGCCGCGTCGGCGGGCGGGATGGTCGGCGGGGCCGGTTCGTCGGGCAAAGTCCTGATACTGCGGGAAACGCGGCGCGGAAGACCGCTGGCCGTGGTGCCGCCGTCGGCGGGCGGCTGGAACGCCGGACGCGGACGCGGACTGGGCTTCCGTTCCGATTCCGGGTCCGCCGAGGGGGCGGGGCGGCGCCTCGGCAGCCCGGTCGGGGTCGCGACGGGGGTAGCCGCGGGTGCCCCGTTGGTGATCCTGGCCTGCGGCAGCACGACGGTCTGCGAACCGGACCACTGCTTCTCGGCCAGTTCCGAGACCACCGGCACCGGCAGCAGCACGGTCGCGACCGTGCCGTGCGGGGTACGGCGGTCGAGTTTGACGGTGATCTCGTGCCGGTCGGCGAGCCTGCCGACGACGGCGAGTCCCATATGCCGCACGGAATCGTCGTCGAGCACCGGACCGGCAGCCAACCGCTCGTTCAGCACCGCGAGCCGTTCGGGCGGCATGCCGATGCCCTCGTCCTCGATGCGGATCAGCACGCTTCCCTGTTCGGTGAGATGCGCGCTGACGCTGACCGGCGAACTCGGCGAAGACTGGTTCGCCGCGTTGTCGAACAGTTCCGCGAGGATCCGGCTGACGTCCTCGGCGGCGAAGCCGACGACACCGAGCGAAACGACGCGGCCGATCGTGATCCGCGAGTAGTGGTCGATCGACGACATCGCGGCCCGCATCACGTCGAGCACGGACGAGATCCCGGCGGTCGTGTCGTCGGCGTCCCGGCCGGCGAGCACGCGCAGGTTCTCGGCGTTGCGCCGCAACCGGGTCGCGAGGTGGTCGAGCCGGTAGAGCTCGGCGAGACGGTCGGAGTTCTCCTCCCCCGCCTCCATCGTCTCCAGCTGGGCCAGCAGCTGGTCGAGCAGGTTGAGGTCGCGCAACGCGACATTGGAGCAGACACCGGCGAGCGCGCCGGCGTCCGGTGCGTCCACGGCGGGCCGCTGTTCCACCGCCGGTTCGACCGGTGGAGCCGACGGAGCGTGCCGGGGCGGTGCGGCGAGGAACTGCGCCGCGGCGACCCTGGAACGGTCCAGAAGAACCCGTGAGCGGTCAAGCAAGCCTCGAGCCCGCGTCACCATGTGCTTCCACTTCTTTCTATTCGCCTACCCGGACCCGTGTCGCACTCCCCAGCACAACGACGGCCATGCAAGCAGAAGTCACTATCCGTGTCCACAGTCGGTCTCCGGTCGACCGCCGGCAGTGACCCGGTCACGAAGGCGTTACGGCTGGTGAGCGCGGCGCGCTAGGCCATTCGGCTGCATCTGGCGTGTTCTACGACACGACCACGACCAGAAAGTGCGGGCCGCGCACCAATTTGCGTGCAACGCAACTTTTGCCTACGCTTCCCGACGTGACCCTCGACCCGACCGCGCCCTTGGGGCTGCGTGAACGCAAGAAGCGCGCCGCCCGTCGCGCCATGAGCGAGGCGGCGTTCAAGCTCGCCGCGGAGAAAGGCGTCGAGCAGGTCCGCGTCGAGGACATCGCCAACGCCGTGGGCGTCTCCCCCCGCACGTTCAACAACTACTTCTCCAGCAAGGAGGAGGCGATCTGCTCGTTCATCGTCGAACAACAGGTACGCGTGCTGGAAGCTCTGCGCGAGAGGCCTCCGGAGGAGTCACTCTGGGCGGCGGTCACCGCGGCAACGCTGGAGACCTACGGCCGTGAAGGCGAACCGACCCGCGACACGGTGGAGGTCGCGCGGTCGATGATCCTGCACCCGTCGGTGCACGGCGAGTTCCTCAAGGCGCACGCCACCGTCGAACGGGTGCTGGCGGAGGGGATCCTGGAGCGGGCGGGGTCGGGCCCGGAAAACGCTTTGAACGCGCGGCTGATGGCGGCCATCGTGGAGTCCGCGGTGAAGACGGCGTTCCTCGACTGGCTGATGAACGAAGGTGCGAAGCCTTTTCTCGAGACGGTCGCGGTCCTGCTTCGCGAGGCCGCCCAAGGCATCCCGTCGCTTACCGAACCCGAACCGGTGAAAAAACCGAAGAAGCAGTAGTACCACCCACCACTGGGGGAGAAACCGTTGTGCTGACCAAGCTGTTGCGCATTCACCTGCGCCCGTACCGGCGAGACCTGTGGCTGATCGTGCTGCTGCAGTTCGTCCAGACCCTCGCCGGGCTCTACCTGCCGACGCTGAACGCCGACATCATCGACGACGGGGTAGTCAAGGGCGACATCGACTTCATCCTCGGCGTCGGCGGCGTCATGCTGCTCGTGTCGCTGGTGCAGATCGCCTGCTCGATCGGCGCGGTCTACTACGGCGCCCGCACCGCGATGGCGGTCGGCCGCGACGTCCGCGGCGCGATCTTCCACCGGGTGCAGGACTTCTCCGCCCGCGAAGTCGGCCAGTTCGGGACACCCTCGCTGATCACCCGCACCACCAACGACGTCCAGCAGGTGCAGATGCTGACGTTGATGGCGTTCACCCTGATGGTGTCCGCGCCGATCATGTGCTTCGGCGGCATCGTCATGGCGTTGAACCAGGACGTCACCCTCTCCTGGCTGCTCGTGCTCGCGGTGCCGATCCTCGGCATCTCGGTCGGGGTCATCATCGCGAAGATGCGGCCGGCGTTCCGGCTGATGCAGGAGCGCATCGACAAGATCAACCAGATCCTGCGCGAGCAGATCATGGGCATCCGCGTGATCCGCGCCTTCGTCAAGGACACCCACGAGCGGCGGCGGTTCACCGAGGCCGACACCGCCCTGCTGGACGTCTCGCTGATCGTCGGCAGGCTCATGGCCCTGATGTTCCCCATCGTGATGCTCGTGATGAACGCCTCCAGTGTCGCCGTGCTGTGGTTCGGCGGGCTGCGCATCGACGACGGCAGCATGCAGATCGGCGCGCTCACCGCGTTCCTGTCGTACCTGATGCAGATCCTGATGGCGGTCATGATGGCCACCTTCATGTTCATGATGGTGCCGCGCGCCGAGGTCAGTGCCGAGCGCATCACCGAGGTGCTCGGCACGCACACCAGCGTCGTCCTCCCGGCGAACCCGATCAGCCCCGGCGAGGTGCACGGGCGACTCGAACTGTCCGATGTGGAATTCCGCTACCCCGGCGCGGAGAAGCCGGTACTGCAAGGGATCTCGCTACTGGCCAGGCCGGGTGAGACCACCGCGATCATCGGCAGCACGGGCAGCGGGAAGACCACCCTGCTCAACCTGATCCCCCGGCTGATGGACGCCACCGACGGCTCGGTGCGCGTCGACGGCGTCGACGTCCGCGAACTGGACGCGACCGTGCTGTCCGACGCCGTCGGGCTGGTGCCGCAGAAGCCGTATCTGTTCGCCGGGACGGTCGCGAGCAACCTTCGCTACGGCAAGGCCGACGCCACCGACGAGGAACTCTGGCACGCGCTGGAGGTGGCCCAGGGCAAGGACTTCGTCGAACGGATGCCCGAGGGACTGAACTCCCCCATCGCCCAGGGCGGGACCAACGTCTCGGGCGGGCAGCGACAGCGGCTCGCGATCGCGCGGATGCTGGTGCGGCGTCCGGAGATCTACCTCTTCGACGACTCCTTCTCCGCGCTCGACTACGCCACCGACGCCGCGCTGCGGCGCGCGCTCGTGGCCGAAACCGCCGAAGCGACCGTGGTCATCGTCGCGCAGCGGGTCAGCACGATCCGCCAAGCCGACCGCATCATCGTGCTCGACGAAGGCCGCGTCGTCGGCAGCGGAACGCACACCGAACTCATGGCCGAGCTCGACACCTATCGGGAGATCGTGCTGTCCCAGCTGACCGAGCAGGAGGCCGCCTGATGAGCGCGCCAGAATCCACAGGAACCACAGCGTCTTCTTCCGCCACCTCCGACGCCCCGGCCGAACCGGTCGGCGAGCGGGCGAGCGCGGCACGGGGCCCCGGCCCCGGCGCCGGTCTCGGCCGTGGCCCCGCCGCCTTCATGGGCGGACAACCCGCCGAGAAGGCCCTGGACTTCAAGGGATCGCTGAACCGGCTGCTGCGCCTGCTGCGACCGCAGCGCGCCATGCTGTACGGCATCCTGATGTTCGGCGTCGTCAGCGTCGCGCTGAGCGTGATCGGCCCGAAGATCCTCGGCATGGCGACGGACCTCGTCTTCGCGGGCGTCGTCGCCAAGGACATGCCGTCGGGGCTCAGCAAGGACCAGGTCATCGCCGGGCTGCGGGCCGAAGGCGACAACACC encodes the following:
- a CDS encoding ATP-binding protein, with the protein product MVTRARGLLDRSRVLLDRSRVAAAQFLAAPPRHAPSAPPVEPAVEQRPAVDAPDAGALAGVCSNVALRDLNLLDQLLAQLETMEAGEENSDRLAELYRLDHLATRLRRNAENLRVLAGRDADDTTAGISSVLDVMRAAMSSIDHYSRITIGRVVSLGVVGFAAEDVSRILAELFDNAANQSSPSSPVSVSAHLTEQGSVLIRIEDEGIGMPPERLAVLNERLAAGPVLDDDSVRHMGLAVVGRLADRHEITVKLDRRTPHGTVATVLLPVPVVSELAEKQWSGSQTVVLPQARITNGAPAATPVATPTGLPRRRPAPSADPESERKPSPRPRPAFQPPADGGTTASGLPRRVSRSIRTLPDEPAPPTIPPADAAGGHEALLADLDAFSDGERAALDDRHERETGGNTQ
- a CDS encoding TetR/AcrR family transcriptional regulator, with the protein product MTLDPTAPLGLRERKKRAARRAMSEAAFKLAAEKGVEQVRVEDIANAVGVSPRTFNNYFSSKEEAICSFIVEQQVRVLEALRERPPEESLWAAVTAATLETYGREGEPTRDTVEVARSMILHPSVHGEFLKAHATVERVLAEGILERAGSGPENALNARLMAAIVESAVKTAFLDWLMNEGAKPFLETVAVLLREAAQGIPSLTEPEPVKKPKKQ
- a CDS encoding ABC transporter ATP-binding protein, with protein sequence MLTKLLRIHLRPYRRDLWLIVLLQFVQTLAGLYLPTLNADIIDDGVVKGDIDFILGVGGVMLLVSLVQIACSIGAVYYGARTAMAVGRDVRGAIFHRVQDFSAREVGQFGTPSLITRTTNDVQQVQMLTLMAFTLMVSAPIMCFGGIVMALNQDVTLSWLLVLAVPILGISVGVIIAKMRPAFRLMQERIDKINQILREQIMGIRVIRAFVKDTHERRRFTEADTALLDVSLIVGRLMALMFPIVMLVMNASSVAVLWFGGLRIDDGSMQIGALTAFLSYLMQILMAVMMATFMFMMVPRAEVSAERITEVLGTHTSVVLPANPISPGEVHGRLELSDVEFRYPGAEKPVLQGISLLARPGETTAIIGSTGSGKTTLLNLIPRLMDATDGSVRVDGVDVRELDATVLSDAVGLVPQKPYLFAGTVASNLRYGKADATDEELWHALEVAQGKDFVERMPEGLNSPIAQGGTNVSGGQRQRLAIARMLVRRPEIYLFDDSFSALDYATDAALRRALVAETAEATVVIVAQRVSTIRQADRIIVLDEGRVVGSGTHTELMAELDTYREIVLSQLTEQEAA